From Cherax quadricarinatus isolate ZL_2023a chromosome 56, ASM3850222v1, whole genome shotgun sequence, a single genomic window includes:
- the LOC128700690 gene encoding tubulin alpha-1A chain-like, which yields MRECISIHVGQAGVQMGNACWELYCLEHGIAPDGTIPSDKTAGDGDDSFTTFFSETGSGKHVPRAIFVDLEPSVIDEVRTGAYRQLFHPEQLITGKEDAANNYARGHYTIGKEIVDLVLDRSRRLADQCSGLQGFLVFHSFGGGTGSGFTSLLMERLSVDYGKKSKLEFAIYPAPQVATAVVEPYNAILTTHTTLEHSECAFMVDNEAIYDICRRNMNIERPTYTNLNRLIGQVVSSITASLRFDGALNVDLTEFQTNLVPYPRIHFPLVTYAPVISAEKAYHEQISVAEITNSCFEPANQMVKCDPRHGKYMACCLLYRGDVVPKDVNAAIATIKTKRSIQFVDWCPTGFKVGINYQPPTVVPGADLAKVARAVCMLSNTTAIAEAWARLDHKFDLMYAKRAFVHWYVGEGMEEGEFSEAREDLAALEKDYEEVAIDSVLEGEDEGEEEM from the exons CGTGAGTGCATCAGCATCCATGTGGGTCAAGCTGGGGTGCAGATGGGCAACGCCTGCTGGGAGCTCTACTGCCTGGAACACGGCATTGCCCCTGACGGCACTATTCCCTCAGACAAAACCGCCGGAGACGGAGACGACTCTTTCACCACCTTCTTCAGCGAGACCGGCTCCGGCAAGCACGTCCCCAGGGCTATCTTCGTCGACCTTGAACCTTCAGTTATCG ATGAAGTTCGGACTGGGGCGTATCGACAGTTGTTCCACCCTGAGCAGCTCATCACGGGAAAGGAGGATGCAGCCAACAATTATGCCCGTGGTCACTACACTATCGGCAAGGAAATTGTCGACCTTGTCTTGGATAGGAGCCGAAGGCTAGCCGACCAATGTTCAGGCCTCCAG GGCTTCCTGGTATTTCACTCATTTGGTGGCGGCACTGGCTCTGGCTTCACCTCCCTACTGATGGAACGGCTCTCTGTTGACTACGGCAAGAAAAGCAAGCTAGAATTCGCCATCTACCCTGCACCACAG GTTGCAACAGCAGTGGTGGAGCCATACAACGCCATCCTGACGACACACACAACGCTTGAACATTCTGAATGTGCTTTCATGGTAGACAATGAAGCCATCTACGACATCTGCCGAAGGAATATGAACATTGAGCGACCCACCTACACTAACCTCAACAGACTCATTGGCCAAGTTGTctcctcaatcactgcctctctcaG GTTTGATGGGGCACTAAATGTGGACCTGACAGAGTTCCAAACCAATTTGGTGCCCTACCCCCGCATCCACTTCCCTCTTGTCACCTACGCTCCTGTCATTTCTGCTGAGAAGGCATATCATGAGCAGATTTCTGTTGCAGAGATTACCAACTCCTGCTTTGAACCTGCAAACCAG ATGGTAAAGTGTGATCCCCGCCATGGGAAATACATGGCATGCTGTCTACTCTACCGAGGAGATGTGGTTCCCAAAGATGTTAATGCTGCCATTGCCACCATCAAGACAAAGCGGTCTATCCAGTTTGTAGATTGGTGTCCTACTGGCTTCAAG GTGGGCATAAACTATCAGCCTCCCACTGTGGTGCCTGGTGCTGACCTAGCCAAGGTGGCCCGTGCAGTCTGTATGCTCTCCAACACCACTGCCATTGCTGAAGCCTGGGCACGTCTCGACCACAAGTTTGACTTGATGTATGCAAAGAGAGCTTTTGTTCACTGGTATGTGGGCGAGGGCATGGAAGAGGGCGAGTTCTCAGAGGCCCGTGAGGACTTGGCCGCTTTGGAAAAGGATTACGAAGAAGTGGCAATTGACAGTGTTTTAGAAGGGGAGGATGAGGGTGAAGAGGAAATGTAA